A single window of Metallosphaera hakonensis JCM 8857 = DSM 7519 DNA harbors:
- a CDS encoding glucose 1-dehydrogenase has translation MKAIVVRPPQEGVEVRDVNLEEPNNGKILIRTKLSGMCGTDRGIVSGKLTFSRPPDGYDYLVLGHETLGEVVEGNEHFKPKDLVVPVVRRGCGTCLNCKMGRQDFCETGNFTEIGIRGAHGTMREEFLEDPRYLVRIPSVLRDVGVLLEPLSNVVKALNEMEAVQRRTWWSCDDSTYSCRTAVVLGSGPIGLLFSMALRNLGFEVIVANKRPPSPVEMEVVNGINASFVNTSEHKELKPDLLVDTSGHPSAFIPILPKVKKNGAVILFGTTGQENYGLTAEDVTTLVENNIIIFGSVNASKLDFEMGANLLVTLLGKYGELVNKLITKRVGVEEAPEVLRRKVPGEIKTVIEWK, from the coding sequence ATGAAGGCAATTGTAGTTAGACCTCCTCAAGAAGGTGTAGAGGTAAGGGATGTAAACCTTGAAGAACCGAATAACGGGAAGATACTGATTAGGACCAAACTCAGCGGCATGTGTGGAACTGATAGGGGAATAGTCTCGGGAAAGTTGACCTTCTCTAGACCCCCTGATGGTTATGACTACCTGGTTCTGGGTCACGAAACCTTGGGAGAGGTCGTTGAGGGGAACGAACACTTTAAACCTAAAGATCTAGTAGTTCCCGTAGTTAGGCGGGGATGCGGAACCTGCTTAAATTGCAAGATGGGTAGACAGGACTTCTGTGAGACCGGGAATTTCACTGAGATAGGCATAAGGGGAGCACATGGTACAATGAGGGAAGAATTTCTGGAAGATCCTCGCTACCTAGTCAGGATCCCATCAGTTCTAAGAGATGTTGGAGTCCTATTGGAACCTTTGTCCAATGTAGTTAAGGCCCTAAACGAGATGGAGGCTGTTCAGAGGAGAACCTGGTGGAGTTGCGATGACTCCACCTACTCATGTAGAACTGCGGTAGTACTGGGTAGCGGACCCATTGGTCTCCTTTTCTCCATGGCCCTGAGAAATTTAGGTTTCGAAGTTATTGTAGCTAACAAAAGACCACCTTCCCCAGTGGAAATGGAGGTTGTTAATGGTATAAATGCGTCCTTTGTTAATACCTCCGAACACAAGGAACTGAAACCTGACCTACTTGTGGACACGTCAGGTCATCCGTCTGCCTTCATTCCTATTCTTCCTAAGGTTAAGAAAAACGGAGCTGTAATTCTCTTTGGGACCACAGGTCAGGAGAACTACGGGCTAACGGCTGAGGATGTGACGACCTTGGTAGAGAACAACATCATCATCTTCGGTAGCGTTAATGCGTCGAAACTAGATTTTGAGATGGGAGCGAATCTCCTGGTCACATTGTTAGGGAAATATGGGGAACTCGTGAATAAATTAATAACCAAGAGGGTAGGAGTGGAGGAGGCACCTGAGGTTTTAAGACGTAAGGTACCAGGGGAGATCAAGACCGTAATAGAGTGGAAATGA
- a CDS encoding peptide-N4-asparagine amidase produces the protein MKGFLLVIILVLGVIPFFGVTSLAGTQAQIVFYNVTGNVHLSRQGVDPAYYSFEGVSYLPPNVTPVKVTVAQNLLFNDSAWKPYYLHVEIPNGSYSFILMNVSVKEENGTQFDRPLYVFVNGIPVFWGSTQEIGNSTASVDLTMYENLLRGNVTFEPVLVNFYDAKVNITGVYLVNITLLLYPGREPQGLPNRFIPLFVNGTFHYNYSYVILSPTLDSFTSQVSIPNGTYRMTALLYEEGGGLDEFWYSNEPATREITLHYNGLLASIIPPYETIYTGGLDLFWWKPMPSINTLAFHTPYQADLTPFLAMGGKVNLTISVTNLVTAEQINHRPSFDWDLSGVLMLWVNQSNPMIGGKMIMAYSKFLDSSPIFQGGYSGIHYQEGGSYLLKYSSILNFLHGQEIATMTQSGSFSALQTFNNIYELAYLDESFNEISQETGIYSSSMTISGNYPVYLQISAFATPITPTNAIPYNLSYAQNGSISLGANYQYNYTFNGFTSSQSLKENLTAQGGFSGILEVINSYGGAVLVKLTSNNALTEKQLSFIYETSSGVPSFKEGFSAVAGQNSSVNSTGYYLKVQKTFNQLPDPGTTTPEPTVAPQEGYHQNTLAVSPLFDRPFRNRWSLFPFL, from the coding sequence ATGAAGGGATTCCTCCTTGTTATAATTCTCGTCCTGGGAGTTATCCCGTTTTTTGGGGTGACCTCCTTGGCCGGAACTCAGGCCCAAATAGTGTTTTACAACGTAACGGGGAACGTTCACCTGTCAAGACAGGGAGTGGACCCAGCCTACTATTCGTTCGAAGGAGTCAGTTACTTACCTCCCAACGTCACCCCAGTCAAGGTAACCGTGGCTCAGAATCTCCTTTTCAACGATAGTGCGTGGAAGCCGTACTACCTTCACGTTGAAATACCCAATGGCTCCTACAGCTTCATTTTGATGAACGTCAGCGTTAAGGAAGAGAACGGTACCCAGTTTGATAGACCCCTCTACGTCTTCGTGAATGGGATCCCAGTCTTCTGGGGGTCGACTCAGGAGATAGGGAATTCTACGGCTTCGGTGGACTTAACCATGTATGAGAACCTGTTGAGAGGGAATGTCACCTTTGAACCGGTTCTCGTTAACTTCTATGACGCCAAAGTCAACATCACTGGGGTCTACTTGGTTAACATAACCTTACTCTTATATCCTGGGAGGGAACCTCAAGGTCTCCCCAACAGGTTCATTCCCCTCTTCGTGAACGGCACGTTCCACTATAACTACTCCTATGTGATATTAAGCCCGACCTTGGATTCATTCACTTCCCAAGTATCAATACCCAACGGAACCTATAGGATGACGGCACTTCTCTACGAGGAAGGAGGTGGTCTAGACGAATTCTGGTACAGTAACGAACCGGCTACCAGGGAGATCACCCTTCATTATAACGGACTTTTAGCCTCCATAATACCACCTTACGAAACAATCTACACAGGGGGACTGGATCTTTTCTGGTGGAAACCTATGCCCAGCATCAACACCCTGGCATTTCACACTCCTTACCAAGCAGACCTTACCCCGTTTCTAGCTATGGGAGGTAAGGTGAATCTGACCATATCAGTTACGAACCTAGTTACAGCGGAGCAGATCAATCATAGACCATCGTTTGATTGGGACCTCTCAGGCGTCTTAATGTTATGGGTTAACCAATCAAACCCTATGATAGGAGGTAAGATGATAATGGCTTACTCGAAATTCCTCGATTCTTCACCAATATTCCAAGGTGGGTACTCAGGTATACATTATCAAGAGGGAGGGAGTTACCTATTGAAGTACTCTTCAATCCTCAACTTCCTACATGGTCAGGAGATAGCTACCATGACCCAGAGCGGATCGTTCTCGGCCCTTCAGACCTTTAATAACATCTATGAGCTGGCATATCTCGATGAAAGCTTCAATGAGATCTCCCAGGAGACGGGGATCTACTCTTCCTCCATGACCATATCCGGTAACTATCCCGTATACCTTCAGATATCGGCCTTTGCGACGCCCATTACTCCCACAAACGCCATTCCTTACAACTTATCTTACGCCCAGAACGGCTCCATCTCTCTGGGGGCCAATTACCAATATAATTATACCTTCAATGGGTTTACCTCATCCCAATCCCTCAAGGAGAACCTAACGGCGCAAGGAGGTTTCTCTGGAATATTAGAAGTGATAAATAGTTACGGTGGGGCCGTGTTAGTTAAACTCACGTCGAATAATGCCCTCACAGAGAAGCAACTTTCCTTCATCTATGAAACGTCGAGTGGGGTTCCATCATTCAAGGAGGGTTTCAGTGCAGTAGCAGGGCAAAACAGCTCCGTCAACTCCACAGGCTATTACCTCAAGGTACAGAAGACCTTTAACCAATTGCCTGATCCAGGCACTACAACACCTGAACCTACTGTGGCTCCTCAGGAGGGATATCATCAAAATACTCTGGCGGTATCTCCTCTCTTTGATCGTCCATTTCGTAATCGGTGGTCTCTCTTCCCTTTTTTGTAG
- a CDS encoding endonuclease V encodes MVDFLKLFQKVISREVKLVKLNKEVRELCGVDVAYWGETGVAVAVCEGEKRLINTAKGKVTFPYIPGLLFMREAPIMIKALEGISPDLLLVDGHGIAHPRESGIATVLGVLLEVPTVGVAKSKLVGEVVEENGLNYLVLNGKKVGVKSGKYYYSPGNLVTLEDVIELSRQGYPSVLREADRLSKKFREDLKLS; translated from the coding sequence ATGGTGGACTTCCTTAAGTTGTTCCAAAAGGTCATTTCGAGAGAGGTAAAATTAGTTAAATTGAATAAAGAGGTCAGAGAGTTATGTGGAGTTGACGTTGCTTACTGGGGAGAAACTGGAGTGGCGGTAGCGGTATGCGAAGGTGAGAAGAGGCTCATTAACACAGCAAAGGGTAAGGTAACCTTCCCCTACATCCCCGGGCTTCTATTCATGAGGGAGGCCCCCATCATGATTAAGGCCCTTGAGGGGATATCTCCCGACCTCTTACTAGTTGATGGTCACGGAATAGCTCATCCCAGGGAGAGCGGGATTGCGACGGTACTTGGGGTGCTCCTTGAGGTACCCACAGTAGGAGTGGCGAAATCTAAATTAGTGGGTGAAGTTGTAGAGGAGAATGGACTCAACTACCTGGTTCTAAACGGCAAGAAGGTCGGAGTTAAGTCTGGGAAGTATTACTACAGTCCAGGCAACTTGGTCACCCTTGAGGACGTTATAGAACTTAGTAGACAGGGGTATCCCTCCGTTCTTAGGGAGGCCGATAGGCTCTCCAAGAAATTTAGGGAGGATCTCAAACTCAGCTAA
- a CDS encoding prolyl oligopeptidase family serine peptidase, with product MDKFEFLENLHDTKTQEFISRMNEESEIFREKGGKHLQSILSRLTQETPISLIATRRGLALLTRSMEGPYVSINDHVIKSDNPDHIFNSIEKVWNSDFIKIGVGIKGSDEGYSLIVDEQGNIVQRVEGLVNQFFYLKGKLCYVKEFRKENSPDGVPPVVERLFCGGEMVPFYPERGEWISAKADGDDLLLVRGIGWSQKVLYLNFKEIDSGDIPTSDMKNGTVYYVKGNSVLGNGRELFTVGNPILDVRAVEDGLIVEQIRDYRTWLVGYDITGKEKWFYKGEHIVTYDVENDSVYVLENSFSLPYQVSKISQGKVEVLRRANEEKVMVKNIYVKGEVLLHGFLLTKGGNRGVIVYGYGGFAIPLLPNYNPLFQELMDSGFSILVTNLRGGFENGEEWHKAGMLRNKMNVFKDFAEFLGLVKAMGGKTIAMGGSNGGLLVGATMNLYPRLIDCGVIGYPVLDMLKYHQFLAGMYWVHEYGDPESYADYLLQYSPYHNLREGLPPTLVYTGLNDDRVHPMHALKYVARSRELGNKVYLSVNMRSGHNLANPKSTAEEMSMITAFIESC from the coding sequence ATGGATAAGTTCGAGTTTCTCGAGAATCTCCACGATACCAAAACCCAAGAATTCATTTCGAGAATGAATGAGGAGTCAGAGATCTTTAGGGAGAAGGGAGGCAAACATTTACAGTCAATTCTCTCTAGGTTAACTCAAGAAACTCCCATTTCCTTGATTGCGACTAGGCGCGGACTTGCTCTTCTAACCCGATCAATGGAGGGCCCATACGTGTCCATAAACGATCACGTGATTAAGAGCGATAACCCGGATCATATCTTTAATTCAATTGAAAAGGTCTGGAATTCGGATTTCATAAAGATAGGAGTGGGAATTAAGGGTTCGGACGAGGGCTATTCCCTCATTGTGGACGAGCAGGGCAACATAGTGCAGAGAGTCGAGGGACTGGTGAATCAATTCTTTTATCTCAAAGGAAAATTATGTTACGTTAAGGAATTTAGAAAGGAGAACTCTCCTGACGGAGTACCACCGGTTGTGGAGAGACTTTTCTGCGGTGGGGAGATGGTTCCCTTTTATCCTGAAAGAGGGGAGTGGATTTCAGCTAAGGCTGATGGGGACGACTTGCTCTTGGTGAGAGGGATAGGATGGAGCCAGAAAGTCCTATACCTAAATTTCAAGGAAATTGACAGTGGTGATATTCCGACTTCCGATATGAAGAACGGGACGGTCTATTACGTAAAGGGCAATTCTGTACTAGGTAATGGCAGAGAACTATTCACGGTGGGAAATCCTATCCTAGACGTCAGAGCAGTAGAAGACGGCTTAATTGTGGAGCAAATCAGGGATTACAGAACGTGGCTTGTGGGATATGATATCACGGGTAAGGAAAAGTGGTTCTACAAGGGCGAACATATTGTTACCTATGACGTGGAAAACGATAGCGTTTACGTCCTTGAGAATTCCTTTAGTTTGCCCTATCAGGTCTCTAAGATAAGTCAGGGAAAGGTAGAGGTGCTGAGGAGAGCGAACGAGGAGAAAGTAATGGTAAAGAACATTTACGTGAAGGGAGAGGTACTCCTTCACGGTTTCCTTCTGACCAAGGGTGGAAATAGGGGAGTGATCGTCTACGGATACGGAGGTTTTGCAATACCCCTGTTACCTAACTATAATCCGTTATTTCAGGAACTCATGGACTCCGGTTTTTCGATATTGGTAACAAACTTGAGGGGTGGATTCGAGAACGGGGAGGAGTGGCATAAGGCAGGAATGTTGAGAAACAAAATGAACGTGTTCAAGGACTTCGCTGAATTCCTGGGACTGGTTAAGGCCATGGGAGGCAAGACCATAGCAATGGGAGGGAGTAACGGAGGACTTCTAGTTGGGGCCACCATGAACCTTTATCCTAGACTCATTGATTGCGGAGTTATAGGCTACCCTGTCCTAGACATGTTGAAGTACCACCAGTTCTTAGCCGGGATGTATTGGGTTCACGAATACGGAGATCCAGAAAGTTACGCCGATTACCTTCTTCAGTATAGTCCATATCACAACCTCAGGGAGGGACTTCCACCAACCCTGGTTTACACAGGATTGAATGACGACCGTGTTCATCCTATGCACGCCCTTAAATACGTTGCCAGATCTAGGGAGTTAGGAAATAAGGTTTACCTATCTGTTAACATGAGGTCAGGGCATAACCTCGCTAACCCCAAATCCACGGCTGAGGAAATGTCAATGATCACCGCATTCATAGAAAGTTGTTAG
- a CDS encoding DUF2299 domain-containing protein, whose product MENKIKEWLTNLGMKVWTPDGAKEYFHVSVAPPQGAPVVDVIKPTNMTNFYIVGMGIAVHQSHQDMLRKMSTSSRKAFIDEIKYFLIEMELDVAFLPAGQEIPQLINVSKVVYQDGLKANRFLDVYYTVRNGGTYVIMRFLDSFGSTGQSAPDTKYG is encoded by the coding sequence ATGGAAAACAAGATAAAGGAGTGGTTGACGAACCTGGGAATGAAGGTCTGGACTCCAGATGGGGCAAAGGAGTACTTCCACGTTAGTGTGGCTCCACCTCAAGGAGCTCCTGTAGTGGACGTGATAAAGCCCACCAACATGACCAATTTTTACATAGTGGGTATGGGAATAGCAGTACATCAATCTCATCAAGACATGTTAAGGAAAATGAGCACCTCAAGCAGGAAGGCTTTCATAGACGAGATAAAATACTTCTTGATTGAAATGGAGTTGGACGTAGCTTTCCTACCTGCAGGGCAGGAGATACCGCAACTGATTAACGTGAGCAAGGTGGTTTATCAAGATGGACTTAAGGCAAATCGTTTCCTTGATGTCTACTACACCGTGAGAAATGGAGGAACTTATGTTATAATGAGGTTCCTGGATTCGTTCGGTTCCACGGGGCAATCCGCTCCAGATACGAAGTACGGGTGA
- a CDS encoding phytoene desaturase family protein, protein MRALVIGSGHNGLIASYYLRKLGLDVVVLEATSRIGGMTESEVVGNAVISRASYVLGLMPQFLIREFGIPTIETEIFQTLEYDGRMIPFYRDQERRRRLLNSLFPHYSEFEEKIFKMKGIMEELALTTSPPSREKIAEIAESRGVPEIVKETSIHFLDRYLPRDLHRFFIYPSMEDSPSYLVAYFFNYWSLVPSGMGTVSSYIAKKATGEGVEIKTLSRVDEILTKGNRVQGVKVKGKEIKADIVVSAISPVSTFSMIPEFRDFKLDPGRGGWVKYNVVFKDTPKIREDVKPYIEGILDFQVGEVVMPSAVDENRGAHVLEFMGDRDEILSIFKGEIKYEEKIDVNYATKYYLAPGGNLNHLPMKYPYLFDGRPMKGWGYRTPLKGLYLSGAGTYPGGQVTGIPGYNVALTVKEDLRQGF, encoded by the coding sequence ATGCGAGCCCTAGTTATAGGTTCTGGTCACAACGGACTTATAGCGTCTTACTACCTTAGGAAACTCGGCCTGGACGTAGTTGTATTGGAAGCGACTTCAAGGATTGGCGGAATGACCGAAAGCGAAGTCGTAGGAAATGCCGTAATCAGTAGGGCATCCTATGTGTTGGGTCTAATGCCACAGTTTTTAATCAGGGAGTTCGGAATCCCAACCATAGAAACCGAGATCTTTCAAACCCTGGAATACGATGGGAGGATGATTCCCTTCTACAGGGATCAGGAAAGGAGGAGAAGGCTCCTCAACTCGCTTTTCCCTCATTATAGTGAATTCGAAGAGAAGATATTCAAGATGAAGGGGATCATGGAGGAATTAGCTTTAACTACCTCTCCGCCATCCAGGGAAAAGATAGCTGAGATTGCGGAATCCAGGGGTGTCCCAGAGATCGTAAAGGAAACGTCTATTCACTTCCTTGATCGTTATCTCCCGAGGGATTTACATAGGTTCTTCATCTATCCTTCAATGGAGGATTCACCGTCCTACTTAGTGGCCTATTTCTTCAACTACTGGTCTTTGGTTCCCAGCGGTATGGGGACAGTATCCAGTTACATTGCTAAGAAGGCCACAGGGGAAGGAGTTGAGATCAAGACCCTCTCAAGAGTGGACGAGATCTTAACCAAGGGTAACAGGGTTCAAGGAGTTAAGGTAAAAGGAAAGGAGATTAAGGCTGACATTGTCGTCTCCGCGATCAGTCCAGTCTCAACTTTCTCCATGATTCCAGAGTTTAGGGACTTTAAACTGGATCCGGGTAGAGGTGGATGGGTAAAGTATAACGTAGTCTTCAAAGATACACCTAAGATAAGGGAAGACGTAAAACCCTACATCGAGGGAATCTTGGATTTTCAGGTTGGGGAAGTGGTAATGCCGTCTGCGGTGGATGAGAATCGGGGCGCTCACGTTCTAGAGTTCATGGGCGATAGGGACGAGATTCTCTCCATATTTAAGGGCGAGATAAAATACGAGGAGAAAATAGACGTAAATTACGCAACTAAATATTATTTAGCTCCAGGTGGAAATCTTAATCATCTTCCAATGAAATATCCCTATCTTTTTGATGGAAGGCCCATGAAGGGTTGGGGGTATAGGACTCCCTTGAAGGGGCTATATCTCTCAGGGGCAGGAACTTACCCTGGAGGTCAAGTCACTGGCATCCCGGGATATAACGTGGCCCTCACCGTCAAGGAAGACCTTCGACAGGGTTTTTAA
- a CDS encoding protein-tyrosine phosphatase family protein — protein sequence MYWVRRNRIGGSHMPSHLDEIRLWKSSGVRKVLILAEDWEIEESWGDVDYYLDQLRSEGLSYLHVPIPDGYPPSRSQFQEIVQWLDKGANLVHCVAGIGRTGTVLAGYLILREGVTPDQAVQEVRKYRPGAVQTMQQFLFLEGLGKLED from the coding sequence ATGTATTGGGTGAGGAGAAACAGAATCGGCGGATCCCACATGCCTTCCCACCTTGATGAAATCCGTTTGTGGAAGAGCAGTGGCGTTAGGAAAGTCCTGATCTTAGCTGAGGACTGGGAGATTGAGGAGTCTTGGGGGGACGTTGATTACTACCTTGATCAACTTAGATCGGAGGGTTTGTCGTATCTCCACGTCCCCATACCTGATGGTTATCCACCGAGTAGGTCCCAGTTTCAAGAGATCGTTCAATGGTTAGACAAAGGGGCAAACCTGGTTCACTGCGTGGCGGGAATTGGAAGGACGGGTACAGTACTTGCTGGATATCTAATCTTAAGGGAAGGAGTCACCCCGGACCAGGCAGTCCAGGAAGTTAGAAAGTATAGACCTGGGGCAGTTCAAACAATGCAACAATTTCTATTTCTAGAAGGGTTAGGGAAGCTTGAAGATTGA
- a CDS encoding DUF2299 domain-containing protein: protein MDPVQVFKSLGLIVRQVDQAKEYLHLSISPQQGGPQLELVKPDKDSKIYVLGMGVGIHQYHQSQLKSMNPGDRKDFLSNLRYRLMRMRVDVGFTPPNEEIPQLIFLSRVLYDEDLTENDVLDAMYKVRNAGTLVIFMFTDRFGVPQPTTKYM from the coding sequence GTGGATCCAGTTCAAGTTTTCAAATCCCTTGGCTTAATTGTAAGGCAAGTGGATCAGGCCAAGGAATACCTTCATCTCTCCATATCTCCGCAACAAGGAGGGCCTCAATTGGAGCTTGTGAAGCCAGACAAGGACTCCAAGATATATGTGCTGGGAATGGGAGTGGGGATACATCAATATCATCAGAGTCAACTTAAGTCCATGAACCCTGGAGATAGGAAGGATTTCCTATCTAACTTAAGATACAGGCTCATGAGGATGAGAGTAGACGTTGGATTTACTCCTCCCAACGAGGAGATTCCTCAGTTAATATTCCTCAGCAGAGTCTTGTATGACGAGGACCTAACTGAGAATGACGTCTTGGATGCAATGTATAAGGTCAGAAACGCGGGAACTCTAGTTATATTCATGTTCACCGACAGATTTGGAGTTCCCCAACCTACTACCAAGTATATGTAG
- a CDS encoding potassium channel family protein, with the protein MSDIRKVILDVAELLIAPYSVLRRIYVQITLLSLVVLANAAIFVTYQHLDWISAIYAGVNVVTTVGLYAPDINQMPSLEKLLLVVTIVMAVGLYTSLIQSIVNTVVSRSSWADARARWRGSHLKGHTVIIGTGRIVATAAKRLSKLGKDYIVLTSSKEVFEELQGDRVILGDPESDKDLLDSGIASASSAVIAMEDDVKTLLVTLKVQKLNPPLNTICVVKQDSLIDVFRTAGADEIIPYEDIVGRITAAAAIARNVGGVIFTMDRKADMVVGFFDVGREVKLSELPKEIVPIIIVQEGKLNPYFTRDTVLKPGETLIVLGNPDYFKEVNRKLSSG; encoded by the coding sequence ATGTCGGACATAAGGAAAGTAATACTCGACGTCGCGGAACTCCTCATAGCACCTTACTCTGTCTTAAGGAGAATATACGTTCAGATTACCCTCTTGAGTTTAGTAGTTTTAGCTAACGCCGCTATATTCGTCACTTATCAACACTTGGATTGGATATCCGCCATCTACGCTGGGGTGAATGTGGTTACCACGGTGGGCCTCTATGCACCTGACATAAATCAGATGCCTTCTTTGGAGAAGCTACTGCTGGTGGTGACCATAGTGATGGCGGTAGGTCTTTATACCAGTCTCATCCAATCTATTGTAAACACAGTTGTTAGTAGATCATCTTGGGCTGATGCTAGGGCTAGATGGAGGGGATCTCATCTGAAGGGGCACACTGTGATCATAGGGACTGGAAGGATAGTAGCTACGGCGGCCAAGAGGCTCTCAAAATTAGGAAAGGATTACATTGTTCTTACTAGTTCCAAGGAAGTGTTCGAGGAATTACAGGGGGATAGGGTGATTTTGGGGGATCCGGAGAGCGATAAGGACCTCTTGGATTCTGGGATAGCCTCAGCCTCATCTGCGGTTATAGCCATGGAAGATGACGTGAAGACTCTTCTGGTTACGCTTAAAGTACAGAAGCTCAATCCTCCCCTCAATACGATATGTGTGGTCAAGCAGGACTCGCTTATTGACGTCTTCAGGACAGCGGGGGCTGATGAGATTATACCCTATGAGGACATAGTGGGTAGGATAACGGCTGCCGCTGCCATAGCGAGAAATGTGGGAGGGGTAATATTCACCATGGATAGGAAGGCGGATATGGTAGTTGGATTCTTTGATGTGGGGAGAGAGGTGAAGTTATCGGAGCTTCCCAAGGAGATAGTTCCCATTATCATAGTTCAGGAAGGAAAGCTGAACCCTTATTTCACCAGGGACACGGTATTGAAGCCGGGAGAAACATTGATAGTCTTGGGTAATCCGGACTACTTCAAGGAAGTTAATAGGAAGCTTTCGTCAGGATGA
- a CDS encoding carotenoid biosynthesis protein yields the protein MEKEWIVAYIYIFYLFLATLPQLTNVPGFNLGIPILVLILLYFYHSYVKLKKSSALFFLIGFVLGYAFEYLGVHTGFPFGRYYYTSGLGYELFGVPIIIPFLWATLSYFSYLPTKNLFLSPWFMVLIDLTVDPLFSRFDWHWITPGQYFGVPLTNFVSWYLISLLIYFIWKRRSKFEYDLKASLFVYGLILDLALQDYFSGLVYPALISFLISSLTLGFLHILGSRLGNSKSVGEHEYN from the coding sequence ATGGAAAAGGAGTGGATAGTTGCCTACATTTATATCTTTTACCTCTTCCTAGCCACTCTTCCGCAACTAACCAATGTTCCCGGGTTTAACCTTGGTATACCCATTCTAGTTCTAATTTTGTTATATTTCTATCACTCTTACGTTAAACTGAAGAAAAGCTCCGCCTTGTTCTTCTTAATAGGTTTCGTCCTAGGTTACGCCTTTGAATATCTAGGCGTTCACACGGGATTTCCCTTCGGAAGGTATTATTACACCTCGGGATTGGGTTACGAACTCTTTGGAGTGCCCATAATAATTCCATTTCTCTGGGCTACGCTCTCCTATTTCTCTTATCTCCCTACAAAGAACCTTTTCCTCTCACCGTGGTTCATGGTTCTCATCGATCTAACCGTGGATCCCCTATTCTCTAGATTTGATTGGCATTGGATAACCCCCGGACAATACTTCGGCGTACCCTTAACCAATTTCGTTTCGTGGTATTTGATTTCTTTACTAATTTACTTTATCTGGAAGAGAAGAAGTAAATTTGAATATGATCTTAAGGCCTCCCTTTTCGTATACGGATTAATCTTAGATTTAGCCCTCCAAGATTACTTCTCTGGACTTGTCTATCCCGCACTCATCTCGTTCTTGATATCGTCCTTGACGTTGGGTTTTCTACATATACTTGGTAGTAGGTTGGGGAACTCCAAATCTGTCGGTGAACATGAATATAACTAG
- a CDS encoding GMP synthase subunit A: MKVGLIYFGGQYNHLILKNVKYLGVEINVVNPSIGIDQMKGYDCVIFSGGPQSVKEELHRMGNSPIFVKELSIPKLGICLGHQLIAYVLGGRVDRADNPEFGLVKITVDDNDTILRGFPKEFSAWESHNDEVKEPPPGFRVIAGSQTTRIQSMVSSDNTTFTVQFHPEVKHTENGIQVFKNFLDVCKK, translated from the coding sequence GTGAAAGTAGGACTAATATACTTCGGTGGTCAGTATAACCATCTCATCCTCAAAAACGTGAAGTATTTGGGTGTTGAGATTAACGTAGTGAACCCATCAATCGGGATTGACCAAATGAAGGGATACGATTGCGTAATATTCAGTGGAGGTCCCCAATCTGTGAAGGAGGAACTACACAGGATGGGTAATTCCCCAATCTTCGTGAAGGAGTTGAGCATTCCTAAACTGGGGATATGCCTAGGCCATCAGCTCATTGCTTACGTCCTTGGTGGTAGAGTGGATAGGGCCGATAACCCAGAGTTCGGGCTGGTAAAGATAACTGTTGACGACAACGACACTATCCTAAGGGGTTTCCCCAAGGAGTTCAGCGCGTGGGAAAGCCACAACGATGAAGTGAAGGAACCTCCTCCAGGGTTCAGAGTCATAGCAGGGAGTCAGACCACTAGGATTCAGTCTATGGTGAGCTCTGATAATACCACTTTCACAGTCCAGTTCCACCCAGAGGTGAAGCACACGGAGAACGGTATACAGGTATTTAAAAACTTCCTAGATGTATGTAAAAAGTAG